In one Alphaproteobacteria bacterium RIFCSPHIGHO2_01_FULL_41_14 genomic region, the following are encoded:
- a CDS encoding endonuclease III encodes MTKKDILSFFKTLSSLNPHPESELHYTNAYTLLIAVILSAQATDAGVNKATEALFKVIKTPEDMIHLGEKGLLPYIKTIGLYKTKAKNIIRASHLLIEHFNSKVPSIKKDLESLPGVGPKTANVVLNVAFHQATFPVDTHVFRVCNRTGLAPGKDPKTVEHKLEKVVPDPYRKKAHHWIILHGRYICKARNPLCNLCPVSSWCAYFKKLKPRLPSVSPLSHNKH; translated from the coding sequence ATGACCAAAAAAGACATTCTTTCTTTTTTTAAAACACTTTCTTCCCTTAATCCCCATCCTGAAAGCGAACTTCATTACACAAACGCCTACACCCTATTAATCGCGGTCATCTTGTCTGCTCAAGCAACAGATGCTGGGGTGAATAAAGCAACTGAAGCCCTTTTTAAGGTCATTAAAACACCAGAAGACATGATACATCTTGGGGAAAAGGGGCTACTCCCTTACATCAAAACAATCGGTCTTTATAAGACAAAAGCAAAAAATATTATAAGAGCAAGCCATCTCTTGATTGAACACTTTAACAGCAAGGTTCCCTCTATTAAAAAAGACCTTGAGTCTCTTCCTGGTGTGGGGCCCAAAACAGCCAATGTGGTTCTAAATGTCGCTTTCCATCAGGCAACTTTTCCGGTGGATACCCATGTATTTCGTGTCTGCAACAGAACAGGATTGGCCCCAGGAAAAGATCCCAAAACTGTGGAACATAAACTAGAAAAAGTAGTTCCAGACCCCTATCGAAAAAAGGCTCATCATTGGATTATTTTGCACGGACGCTATATCTGTAAGGCTCGAAATCCCTTGTGTAATCTCTGCCCTGTTTCTTCTTGGTGCGCTTACTTTAAGAAATTAAAGCCCCGCTTGCCTTCTGTTTCTCCTCTCTCGCACAATAAACACTAA
- a CDS encoding F0F1 ATP synthase subunit beta, with the protein MASSKNTGVITQIIGPVVDVQFSKNLPDILNALEIETTGKKIILETTLHIGDGKVRTISMGPTEGLFRGQKVIDTGEPICVPVGDATLGRIMNVLGDPIDERGEIKAKTRLPIHRPAPAFSEQSTKTEVLVTGIKVLDLLSPYPRGGKIGLFGGAGVGKTVLIMELINNVAKAHGGYSVFAGVGERTREGNDLYNEMITSGVINVNGSGSKASLVYGQMNESPGARARVALTGLTVAEYFRDVAHQDVLLFIDNIFRFTQAGAEISALLGRIPSAVGYQPTLGTEMGELQERITSTDQGSITSVQAVYVPADDLTDPAPAASFAHLDATTVLSRKIAELGIYPAVDPLDSTSRILDPRIVGEEHYALARQVQAILQTYKSLQDIIAILGMDELSEEDKLTVARARKIQRFFSQPFHVAEVFTGIKGALVPLEETIRGFKGIVDGKYDHISESDFYMVGSIEDVLKKHKQS; encoded by the coding sequence ATGGCTTCATCAAAAAACACGGGTGTTATTACCCAAATCATAGGTCCTGTGGTTGACGTCCAGTTTTCTAAAAACTTACCCGATATTTTAAATGCTTTAGAAATAGAAACCACCGGTAAGAAAATTATTCTGGAGACGACCCTTCATATTGGGGATGGAAAAGTCAGAACTATTTCTATGGGGCCTACGGAAGGGCTTTTCAGAGGGCAAAAAGTAATTGATACAGGAGAACCTATTTGTGTCCCCGTAGGAGATGCAACATTGGGACGGATTATGAATGTGTTAGGAGATCCTATCGACGAGCGCGGAGAGATTAAAGCTAAGACACGACTTCCTATCCACCGCCCAGCTCCTGCTTTTTCTGAACAATCCACCAAAACAGAAGTTTTGGTCACAGGGATTAAGGTCTTAGATCTTTTATCCCCTTATCCACGAGGAGGAAAGATTGGCCTTTTTGGAGGGGCAGGGGTCGGAAAAACAGTTTTGATTATGGAACTGATTAACAATGTGGCCAAAGCTCATGGGGGTTACTCTGTTTTTGCCGGCGTTGGAGAAAGAACCCGGGAAGGAAATGATCTTTATAATGAGATGATTACGTCTGGGGTTATCAATGTGAACGGGAGTGGATCAAAAGCAAGCCTCGTCTATGGACAAATGAACGAATCTCCTGGCGCTCGGGCACGCGTTGCTTTAACAGGATTAACGGTTGCTGAATACTTTAGAGATGTCGCCCACCAAGATGTGTTGCTTTTTATTGATAATATTTTCCGCTTTACCCAGGCCGGCGCTGAGATTTCTGCTCTTCTCGGACGCATCCCTTCCGCCGTTGGATATCAGCCCACCCTCGGAACTGAAATGGGAGAATTGCAAGAACGGATTACGTCTACAGACCAAGGCTCCATCACAAGCGTTCAGGCTGTTTACGTGCCCGCTGATGATTTAACCGATCCAGCTCCTGCGGCCTCCTTTGCCCATCTTGATGCCACGACTGTTTTAAGCCGTAAGATAGCTGAATTGGGAATCTACCCAGCTGTTGACCCCCTAGACTCAACGTCTAGAATTCTGGACCCCCGCATTGTGGGAGAAGAACACTACGCCCTAGCCCGTCAAGTTCAAGCCATTTTACAAACCTATAAGTCTCTGCAAGACATTATTGCCATTTTAGGAATGGATGAGCTTTCTGAAGAAGACAAATTAACAGTCGCCCGGGCTCGAAAAATTCAACGGTTTTTTTCCCAACCTTTTCATGTGGCCGAAGTGTTCACAGGGATCAAAGGAGCGCTTGTTCCCTTAGAAGAAACCATTCGGGGGTTTAAAGGGATTGTTGACGGCAAATACGACCATATTTCTGAATCTGATTTTTATATGGTCGGCTCTATTGAGGATGTGCTGAAAAAACACAAACAGTCTTAA
- a CDS encoding ATP synthase F1 subunit gamma encodes MSNLKSLKKRIHSIESTKKITSAMKLVSSSYFKKAEKRLYAAVPYTSGLAQFVDSVLYWKKVTEFPLLRGGKGSTHLLIVMAGTRGLCGGFNLNIGRRANMEIRQLIKEGKNVKIICIGAKALSSLEMIHKSYVSKDLRPHDKDSWITVSNLCDEINLWLINKEIDTCSVIYASFHSLLVSEVKSHSLIPYKEDVINNNKKLRVPATSEKIPLLFEVEPSFGAVLRKSALANLKSQLYFSMLETQTSEQSARMIAMDGATKNSEEMLRKLNLSYNRNRQATITRELVEIIAGAESV; translated from the coding sequence GTGTCAAATTTAAAAAGTTTAAAAAAACGTATTCATAGCATCGAATCGACCAAAAAAATTACTTCAGCCATGAAGCTTGTTTCTTCTTCTTATTTTAAGAAAGCAGAAAAGCGTCTTTATGCTGCTGTCCCTTATACATCCGGTCTAGCCCAATTTGTAGACTCTGTTCTTTATTGGAAGAAAGTGACAGAATTTCCTCTCCTTCGAGGGGGGAAGGGGTCTACCCACCTTTTGATTGTCATGGCTGGAACAAGGGGCCTTTGTGGGGGATTTAATCTTAACATCGGCCGTCGAGCAAACATGGAAATCCGACAACTTATTAAAGAAGGAAAGAACGTTAAGATTATTTGTATCGGAGCAAAGGCTCTGTCCAGTTTAGAAATGATCCACAAATCCTATGTATCTAAAGATCTGCGTCCTCATGATAAAGACTCGTGGATCACTGTTTCTAATCTTTGTGACGAAATTAATCTTTGGCTTATAAACAAAGAAATTGATACTTGTTCGGTAATTTATGCATCATTTCATTCTTTACTCGTGTCTGAGGTAAAGTCTCATTCTTTAATTCCTTACAAAGAAGACGTTATCAACAACAATAAAAAATTGCGTGTGCCAGCCACCTCTGAAAAGATTCCCCTATTGTTTGAGGTAGAACCTAGTTTTGGAGCTGTTTTAAGAAAATCTGCACTTGCAAACTTGAAATCCCAGCTTTATTTTTCTATGCTGGAAACACAAACAAGTGAGCAAAGTGCAAGAATGATCGCCATGGACGGAGCAACAAAAAACTCTGAAGAAATGTTGAGGAAATTAAACCTTTCCTATAACCGCAATCGTCAAGCAACGATCACGAGAGAACTTGTAGAAATTATTGCAGGAGCAGAGAGCGTTTAA
- a CDS encoding alpha/beta hydrolase, translating to MAEIVLSGPEGRIEAKYHKSYKKDAPVALILHPHPLHGGTMNNKVTYTTYQAFAQKGFNVLRFNFRGVGKSQGTFDNGEGELSDAAAALDWLQGENRNASSFWVCGFSFGAWIAMQLLMRRPEIEGFVAVSPPANMYDFNFLAPCPVSGLMIQGASDEIVPIDTVEHLSKKLSNQKGVRVDFEKVEGADHFYTGKLSLLLGKIEDYLDKRLEV from the coding sequence ATGGCAGAAATCGTTCTTTCTGGGCCTGAAGGTCGCATCGAAGCGAAGTATCATAAAAGCTATAAAAAGGACGCTCCCGTTGCTCTTATTCTACATCCGCATCCCCTTCATGGTGGAACGATGAATAACAAGGTGACTTATACAACATATCAAGCCTTTGCTCAAAAAGGATTTAATGTGTTGCGCTTTAATTTCCGTGGAGTAGGCAAATCTCAAGGAACATTCGATAATGGAGAAGGCGAATTAAGCGATGCTGCCGCAGCTTTAGATTGGCTTCAGGGAGAAAATAGAAATGCATCGTCCTTTTGGGTGTGTGGCTTTTCTTTCGGGGCTTGGATCGCTATGCAACTCTTGATGCGCCGCCCTGAAATTGAAGGATTTGTCGCCGTCTCTCCTCCTGCCAATATGTATGACTTTAATTTTTTAGCCCCCTGTCCTGTTTCAGGGCTTATGATTCAAGGTGCCTCAGATGAAATCGTCCCCATTGATACGGTAGAACATTTGTCAAAAAAATTATCCAACCAAAAAGGGGTTCGGGTAGATTTCGAAAAAGTAGAGGGCGCCGATCATTTTTACACAGGGAAACTATCTCTTCTTCTTGGTAAGATAGAGGATTACCTAGACAAAAGGCTAGAGGTTTAA
- a CDS encoding IscS subfamily cysteine desulfurase yields MTEKLIYLDHQATTPCDPRVFQEMIPFFCEKFGNPHSRNHALGWEAEAAIEKARLQVATLLGANPKEIIFTSGATESNNLALKGASEFYQDQKNHIITCVTEHKCVLDTCRHLEQKGIKVTYLPVQKNGLIDLNQLKEAMTDQTLLVSIMAVNNEVGVIQPLKEIGKICRERGVFFHTDAAQAVGKIPLDVEAMNIDLMSVSGHKLYGPKGIGALFVRRRPRVRITAQINGGGQERAMRSGTLSPALCVGLGTACAIAQMEMGEDEARLRKLTDLFYEKIMNNLPEVYLNGDLVQRAPGILNLSFAYVEGEGLMMGIKDLCVSSGSACTSASLEPSYVLRALGVGEDLAHTSLRIGMGRFTTEEEIQIAADKIIKAVRRLREMSPLWEMSQSGVDVSSVEWAAH; encoded by the coding sequence ATGACAGAAAAACTGATTTATCTAGACCATCAAGCCACGACCCCTTGTGACCCTCGGGTTTTTCAAGAAATGATACCTTTTTTCTGTGAAAAATTTGGAAACCCTCATTCTCGCAATCATGCTTTAGGGTGGGAAGCAGAAGCAGCCATTGAAAAAGCACGTCTACAGGTTGCAACTCTGCTGGGAGCCAATCCCAAGGAAATTATTTTTACCTCAGGGGCAACGGAATCAAATAATCTCGCCCTTAAAGGGGCATCTGAATTTTATCAAGATCAAAAAAACCATATTATTACGTGTGTCACTGAACACAAATGTGTCTTGGATACGTGCCGACATCTGGAACAAAAAGGGATAAAGGTAACCTATCTTCCTGTACAGAAGAATGGATTGATCGATTTGAACCAGTTAAAAGAAGCAATGACGGATCAGACTTTGTTGGTGTCTATTATGGCTGTGAATAATGAGGTTGGTGTTATTCAACCCCTTAAAGAAATTGGGAAAATTTGCCGAGAAAGAGGCGTGTTCTTTCATACAGATGCTGCCCAAGCGGTGGGGAAAATCCCCCTTGATGTGGAAGCAATGAATATTGATTTGATGAGTGTATCCGGACATAAACTATATGGTCCCAAAGGGATTGGTGCTCTTTTTGTCAGACGACGTCCCAGAGTGCGGATAACAGCCCAAATTAATGGGGGGGGGCAAGAAAGAGCCATGAGATCCGGAACTCTATCCCCGGCTCTTTGTGTAGGATTGGGAACGGCTTGTGCGATTGCACAGATGGAAATGGGTGAAGATGAAGCAAGGTTAAGAAAGTTAACAGATTTGTTCTATGAAAAAATTATGAACAATTTGCCGGAAGTATATTTAAATGGAGATTTAGTTCAAAGAGCCCCTGGAATTCTTAATCTCAGCTTTGCCTATGTAGAGGGTGAAGGATTGATGATGGGCATTAAGGATTTGTGTGTATCTTCTGGGTCGGCTTGCACTTCTGCTTCGTTAGAGCCTTCCTATGTATTGCGTGCGTTAGGCGTTGGAGAAGATTTGGCTCATACTTCCTTACGTATTGGGATGGGACGATTTACCACGGAAGAAGAGATTCAAATAGCAGCAGACAAAATCATTAAGGCGGTACGTCGATTAAGAGAAATGAGCCCTCTATGGGAAATGTCTCAATCAGGGGTTGATGTGTCTTCGGTAGAATGGGCTGCACACTAA
- a CDS encoding Fe-S cluster assembly scaffold IscU → MAYGKKVIDHYENPRNVGSFGSNEKNVGTGLVGAPACGDVMKLQIKVNAHDVIEDVKFKTFGCGTAIAASSFVTEMLKGKTLQEAQNIRNTQIVNELELPPVKIHCSVLAEDAIKAAIEDLKKKISQK, encoded by the coding sequence ATGGCATATGGTAAAAAAGTAATCGATCATTACGAGAACCCTCGGAATGTGGGCTCTTTTGGATCAAATGAAAAAAACGTGGGGACTGGTTTGGTAGGGGCCCCTGCTTGTGGGGATGTGATGAAATTGCAGATCAAGGTGAATGCCCACGATGTTATTGAGGATGTAAAATTTAAAACATTTGGATGTGGTACCGCCATCGCAGCTAGTTCTTTTGTAACGGAAATGCTAAAAGGAAAAACCTTGCAAGAAGCACAAAATATCCGCAACACTCAAATCGTTAATGAGCTTGAGTTGCCCCCCGTTAAAATTCATTGTTCTGTCTTAGCAGAAGATGCTATTAAAGCGGCTATTGAGGATTTAAAGAAAAAGATATCTCAAAAATGA
- a CDS encoding Fe-S cluster assembly scaffold SufA, which translates to MNQFPLTVTPAALSHIKVLLRQREKPSVGIRIGIRTRGCSGHAYTLEFLDTENPQDERVTYEDVRIFVDPKATLFVLGTEMDYVEKNFESGFVFKNPNEKGRCGCGESFHV; encoded by the coding sequence ATGAATCAGTTTCCTTTAACAGTCACACCGGCAGCTTTAAGTCACATTAAAGTGCTCTTACGACAACGAGAAAAACCATCCGTCGGGATCCGAATTGGGATCCGTACGCGAGGGTGCTCGGGACATGCCTATACGTTGGAATTTTTGGATACAGAAAACCCACAAGATGAGAGAGTGACGTATGAAGATGTAAGAATATTCGTAGATCCAAAAGCCACTCTTTTTGTGTTGGGGACAGAGATGGACTATGTGGAGAAAAATTTTGAATCTGGTTTTGTCTTTAAAAATCCCAATGAAAAAGGCCGATGTGGGTGCGGTGAATCCTTCCACGTTTAA
- a CDS encoding Fe-S protein assembly co-chaperone HscB codes for MKKADVGAVNPSTFKSMCTCQAPLENIAFCSQCGALNSIEPTSPFQVFGLQESFFIDRSFLNKIYFDLQNKLHPDRFSSHDEERALAEHYSSYLNWAYQVLKDPFKRAEILLKDFPSSVSQIDLMEQMEKHEYLESLSSRDTLSAFESRIMEEKNKIENEMVDFFKEKNHEKAKYCLARFKYFDRLLREVLVKKEGL; via the coding sequence ATGAAAAAGGCCGATGTGGGTGCGGTGAATCCTTCCACGTTTAAATCTATGTGTACGTGTCAGGCTCCTCTAGAAAATATAGCTTTTTGTTCACAATGTGGAGCATTAAATTCGATTGAACCAACATCCCCTTTTCAGGTGTTTGGATTGCAAGAGAGCTTTTTTATAGACCGTTCTTTTTTGAATAAAATTTATTTTGATCTTCAGAATAAATTACATCCTGATCGTTTCTCTTCTCATGATGAAGAACGGGCTCTTGCAGAACACTATTCGAGCTACCTTAACTGGGCCTATCAGGTATTAAAGGATCCCTTTAAACGCGCCGAAATTCTTTTAAAAGATTTTCCCTCTTCTGTCTCACAAATCGACTTGATGGAACAGATGGAAAAGCACGAGTATTTGGAGTCACTTTCTTCACGAGACACTCTTTCTGCCTTTGAGAGCAGAATTATGGAAGAAAAAAACAAAATAGAAAATGAAATGGTGGATTTTTTTAAAGAAAAAAATCACGAAAAAGCAAAGTATTGTCTGGCTCGATTCAAGTATTTTGATCGCCTCCTCAGAGAAGTTTTAGTTAAGAAAGAAGGGCTATAA
- a CDS encoding RNA polymerase-binding protein DksA → MKDKVLLPDGYRPSEDEVFMSPLQKEYFRQKILKWKDEIFQGSEETLFHLKEDTGLESDLNDRASVELDLSLELRTRDRERKLLNKIESALRRIDAGTYGYCEETGEPIGVRRLDARPIATLSITAQERHELKERTYREEEA, encoded by the coding sequence ATGAAGGACAAGGTTTTGTTACCTGACGGGTATAGGCCATCAGAGGATGAGGTTTTTATGAGCCCTCTTCAGAAGGAATATTTTCGGCAGAAAATTCTGAAATGGAAAGATGAAATTTTTCAAGGTTCGGAAGAAACGCTGTTTCATCTAAAAGAAGACACAGGGTTGGAATCTGACTTGAATGACCGTGCGTCAGTAGAGCTTGATTTGTCCTTGGAATTAAGAACCAGAGACCGCGAAAGAAAACTTCTCAATAAAATTGAATCTGCCTTAAGACGCATTGATGCTGGGACCTATGGATACTGTGAAGAGACCGGAGAACCCATTGGTGTTAGACGCTTAGATGCTCGTCCTATTGCGACCCTCAGCATTACGGCACAAGAGCGTCACGAACTTAAGGAAAGAACCTATCGCGAAGAAGAAGCATAA